A segment of the Longimicrobium sp. genome:
CGGCGACGTGTGGGCGGTGGGCGAGGCGCGGGTGCAGGTGTCGCAGCCGCGCATTCCCTGCTGGAAGATCGCGCGGCGCTGGGGGATGAAGGACCTGTCCGCGCGCGTGCAGCGGACGCGGCGCACCGGCTGGTACCTGCGCGTGCTGCACGAGGGCCACGTGGTGGCGGGCGACGAGATCGTGCTGCTGGAGCGCCCGCACCCCGGCTGGACGGTGCGCCGCGCCAGCGACGTCCTCTACACCCGCCCGCACAGCGTGGACGACGTGCGCGCCCTGGCCTCGGTCGCCGCGCTGGCGCCGGGGCTGGCCACCGTGCTCGCCCGCTACTTCGCCCAGGCCGAAGCGCCGCCCGACGAGCCGCGCCTGGTGGGTCCCAACGCCGGCGCGGCGTGACGAGGACGCGCGCGCTCGCCCTCCTCGCCGCGGGGATGGCGATCGGCGGCGGCGCCGTGGCGCTCGCGGGGCCGCATCGTCCTCCCCCTCTCCCGGCCGCCGCGTCCCGTCCCGCGCGGGCGGCCGCGTGGCGCGATCCGTCGCCGCACACCGCGCGGATGGTGCGCACCGCGCCGGGCGTGCGGCTGGAGGTGCTGGACTGGGGTGGAGATGGGCCGCCGCTGGTGTTGCTGGCCGGCTCGGGGAACACGGCGCACGTGTTCGACGGCTTCGCGCCGCGGTTCACGCGCGGCTTTCACGTCGTCGGCATCACGCGGCGCGGGTTCGGCGCATCGTGCTGCCCGGCGGGGGGATACGACTCGCCCACGCTGGCGGCCGACGTCGTCGCGGTGCTGGACTCGCTGGGGATCGCGCGGGCGTCGTTCGCGGCGCACTCGTTCGGCGGCAGCGAGCTGAACTGGCTGGCGGTGCACGCGCCGGAGCGCGTGGAGCGGCTGGTGTATCTCGACGCGGGCGTGGACTTCGCGGAACTGTTCGCCGGGCCGGAATGGCTGAACGGTCCCTTCCCGCGCCCCTCGTTCGAGGGCTTCCGCAACGTCCCCGCCGACGTGACGCGGTGGCTGCGGGCCTTCGCGGGGCCGGGCTACCCCGAGTCCGAGGTGCGCGCCACCAGCCGCGTCGAGCCGGACGGCACCCTGGGCGCGACGCTGCGGGTCGACTCCGCCGACCAGAAGCTGCGGGGCGGCGCCCGGCGTGCCGAATTCAAGCGGATTCGCGCGCCGGTGCTCGCCATCTACGCCGCGCCGCGCACCGCCGGGGAGAAGTATCCGTGGATGGCGGAGCTGGACGACGAGAAGCGCGCCGTCACGGAGCGGCGCTTCGCCGTCGAGGAACGCATCCTGGCCCGCCAGCGCGAGCGCTTCCGCCGCGAGGTGCCGCACGTCACGGTGGTCGAGGTCGCGGGCGGGCGGCACTACATCTTCCTCACCCATCCGGGGGTCGTGGAGGAGCGGATGCGCCGGTTCCTCTCGCACCGCTGACCGCATCCGCACGCGAAGAGGGCTCCCGCCGCGACGGGAGCCCTCTTCGCATCTCCATCTCCATCTCCATCTGCCGTCATACCGCATTCCGGATCGCTCGTGCAATCCGGCAGCGGACGTGCGACCTCGCTCATAGATCCTTCGGCCTGCAACCTCTTGTCTGGACACTGGTTGCAGCGTGGTCGGCCTCAGGATGACGTCTCTCTGTGCGTTTTGCGCCTGCTCGATGATCGCTGAATCCTAGCAATCAGCTCGGGAGCGGGCTGCGGTCGCGGAAGTAGTCGATCACGGCCTTGCCGATGGTTTCGGCCTTGTAGTGCATGGTCACGCTCTTGGCCACCCAGCCGATGATGGGGATGACGCCGATGGCCTCGGCCGCCACGGCGCCGGTGATGGAGCCCAGCACGCCGCCCAGGTGCGTCTTCAGCGCGTCCTCGTCGAACGCGGGGATGCCGAACGCCTCGCCCACCTGGCGGATCATCACCACGTCGGCGGCGCCCAGCGCGATGCTGGCGCCGGGGATCCAGCCGGTGAACAGCGCCGTCTTGGCCCAGCGGTCCACGATCGTCCGTGCCCGGGCCTCCGCCTCCGTTTTCGTCGCAGCCGCGCTCATCGCTCGCCTTTCATCGTGTGGGTCCGCCCGCCGCCCTCCGGCCGGCCGTCGCACCACCCTACTCGATTCGCCCCCCGGTAGTTTCGCACTTCCGCACTTCCGCACTCCCGCACTTCCTCAGTCCCCGCTGTACATCGCCTCCAGCTCGTACACCGCCTCGGCGGGGCCAATCACGATCAGCGTCTCGCCGGGGGCCACCACGCGCTCGGCGTCGGGGTTCAGCACGAAGCCGCCGCCGGGCTCGCGCACCGCCAGGATGCTCACGTTGCGCACGCGGCGCAGGTCGCACCCGGCCACCGTCTGCCCCGCGAAGGGCGATTGGGGCTCGATGGTGATCTGCCCCACGTCGATGGCGATCTGCACGCCGAACGAGAAGATCTCGTTGAACAGGTCGTGCACCGCGGGCCGCAGCAGCGCCAAAGCCAGCCGGTGCCCGCCGATGGCGTCGGGCGTGACCACGCGGTCGGCGCCGGCGCGGCGCAGCTTGGGCTCGCTGGACTCGCTGTTGGCGCGAGCCACGATCAGCAGCTCGGGGTTCAGCCCCCGCGCGCTGAGGACCGCGAGGACGTTGCTGGCGTCGCTGTCCAGCGCCGACACCAGGCCGCGGGCGCGCTCCACGCCGGCGGTGCGCAGCACCTCGTCCTGCGTGGCGTCGCCGATCACGTGGGGGATGTTCTCGGCCAGGAAGGTCTCCTCGATCGCCTCTTCCCAGTCGATCACCACGAACGGCTCGCCGCGGGCGCGCAGGTCGCGCTCGATGCGCGTGCCCAGCCGGCCGTGCCCGCAGATCACGTAATGGTCGCGCAGCCCCGCGAGCGACTGTCTCATCCGCCTCCTCTGCACCGAGAGCCACAGCGTCTGCCCCAGCATCACCTCCACCGCGCGCGTGGCGGCCCACGCGCCGGTGCCCACGCCGACCAGGATCAGCCCCATCGTGAACACGCGGCCGGCGGGCGTCAGCGGCCGCACCTCGCCGAAGCCCACGGTGGCCACGGTGATCACCGTCATGTACGCCGAGTCCAGCCACCCCAGCCGCTCGATCCAGTGGTAGCCCAGCGTGCCCGACACCATCACCGCCAGCAGCAGCAGGAGCGACGCCTGGAACTGCCGCACCGGGTCCTCGAGCGAGGTCCGCAGCCGGTGCATGGGCGGCGGCCGGGTCACGCGGCGCGGGCTGGGCGCGCGCACCACCCCCAGCCGGCGCTGGCGCTCCGAGCCCTTGCGGCGGTTGCGGCGTTCGTCAGGCGGCATGCATCGCGGTGGGCATCATGTCGCGGTTCTGGAGATGAGCGGGGCCGGCTCGTGCCCGGGCTGGCCGGCCCGGTCTCAGCCTGGCCAGCTTGGCCTCAGCTTTGGCCCCGGCGAATGAATTCGCGGCAACAACAGCACAAAGTCCGCCTTCGCGAACTCCCTCCTCACCCTCGTGGCGAGGTCTCGCCGCCGGAGAATTCCCCGCGCTGAGTTCTCCCCTCCCCCGCGGAGCGGGCGGAGGGGCCGGGGGAGGGGGCCAGCCGGGCGGGCAGGATCCATCCTTCCCGAGCCGTCGCCTCTCCTCGCTATGAGGGCTCCCGGCGCGCAGCGCCCCCGCCGTGCCGCCCCGCGATGATCTCCATGCGAATTCGAGTCCGCCGGGGATGGTCACTCCCCGAAGTACGCCACCTCCGCCAGCGGCTCGCCGCCCAGAACCACCGCGCGCACCGCATCCCCCGGCCGCAGCTCGGAGCCGGCGGGGATGATCCCCAGCGCGTCCGCGGTGGCCATCGAGGTGCCGATGCCGGAGCCCTGCGCGCCCGTCAGCCGCACGTACGCGGTGCCATCCTCCATCTCGATCTTCAATCGGGGGATCTGGAGGAGCTCGCCGCGCGCGCTGATGGGGTCGCGGGCGACGGCGCGGACGACCCGTTGGTAGATGCGGGTGCGGCCGCACATCCGCAGCAGCGCGGGGCGCACGAACAGCTCGAACGTCACCATCGTCGACACGGGGTTGCCGGGGAGGCCGAACCACGGGATGCCGCCCAGCGCGCCCACGTGCCCGAACGCCAGCGCCGAGCCCGGCTTGATGCGCACGCGCCAGAACTCCACGCGCGTGTCCATCTCGCGCATCACCGCGCGGACGTGGTCGTGCTCGCCCACGCTGATCCCCGCGCTGGTGACCAGCGCGTCGCACCCGCGCGCGGCCTCCACCATCTCGCGCAGGCTGTCGTGCGTGTCGCGCGCGATGCCGGGGACGCGCGCCTCGATCCCGCTCTCCGCGAGCTGCGCGGCCAGCGCGTAGCTGTTGCTGGAGACGATCTTGCGCCCGGCGCGCACCTCGTCGAAGCGGTCCAGGTCCACCAGCTCGTCGCCCGAGGTGACGACGGCGACGACGGGGCGGCGATGCACCCGCAGCCGCGCCCGCCCCACCGCCGCGGCCACGGCCAGGTGCGGCGCGCGCAGGGTCGTCCCCGCCGCGAGCACCGTCTGCCCGGCGCGGACGTCCTCGCCGCGCGGGCGCACGTTCTTTCCCGCGTCCGCGTCGGAGAAGATGGCGACGCGCGCGTCCGCCGACCCGATCCCCACCCCCCCGTCCGTGTGCTCCACGCGCACCACGCCGTCCGCGCCGGCGGGGACGGGCGCTCCGGTCATGATCCGCGCCGCCTCGCCATCCGCGAGCGCGCGCGCCGGAAAGCCGCCCGCGGCGATGTCGTCGACCACGCGGAGGACGGCGGGGCGATCGCGCGTGGCGCCGCGGACGTCGGCTGCGCGCACCGCGAACCCGTCCATCGCGGAGTTGTCCCACGGCGGCAATTCGACGGGAGATGCGACCTCCTCCGCGAGGATGTGGCCCAGCGCGTCCAGCAGCGGGCGCGCCTCGATGCCGATTGGCCGCACGCCATCGACGATCCGCCGCAGCGCGTCGGCGGGGGAGAGCCAGTCCGCGCGGTCAGCCGGCATCGCGGCCTCCGCCGAGGAACCGCGCCTCGATGAGGTCGGCGACGCGGGCGACGTGCGCACCGTCCGCGCCGAGCGCGATCACGGGGCAGCCGGCGCGCAGTTCCGCGTCGTCGGTCACGATGGCGACGAAGCGCGCGGCGGCGTGCGCATCTCCCGCGTCCTGGACGGGACGGTCGTGCACGGCGCGGCGGAAGATCTCGATCTTCGGCAGCGCGCCGTGCTTCCATCCCTCGATCAGCACCAGGTCGTAGCCGCGGCCCGCGTAGAACTCGGAGATCAGCCGTTCCGGATCCGGCTCGTCGCCGGTGCGCATCACCAGCGCGATCTTGCCGGTGCCGGCCATGATCGTGGCCTCCGCCTGGCCCTCGTTGAAGTGGCGCCAGCTGTCGCGGCCGGGCTGATCGGTCTCGAAGGCGTGATGGCCGTGCTTGATGGTGGCGATGCGCCGCCCGCGCCGCCGCAGCTCGGCCGCGAGCGCCACCGCCAGCGTGGTCTTCCCGCTGTTCTTCTTCCCCACGATGCAGACGGCGGGCGGGATCTCAGGCATTCTCGGCGATCCGGAGGGCGCGACGGTGGTCGTCGGGCGTGTTCACGTTCAGGAAGATGACGTCCGGCTCGCCGAACCGCCGCACGTCGGCCAGGGGGATGCGCTCCGCGCGCACCGCGTCCACCAGCGCCGCCAGCGACCGGTCGCCGGACGCCAGCGCCCGCTCGACGGCGGGGAGGCAGGCGGCGGAGTACCACGCGCACAGCGGCTCGAATCCGCGCCGCCCGCCGCTCTCCGGCACCACCGCGTCCGCATCGCCAGACCCGGCGCGCGTGGCGATCTCGCGCAGCAGGGCGGGGGAGACGAACGGCATGTCGCACGCGACGCAGAGCGCGCCCGGCCGCCCCATCTCCATCGCCCAGCGCAGCGCCGTTTCGATGCCGCCGATCGCGCCGAGCCCCGGCGTCCGGTCGCCGCGCGTGGGGAGATGGAGGTCCGCGAAGAGCGCCGGTTCGTTCGCGACCAGCACCACGTCGCGCACCGCCTCCGCCAGCGCGTCCCGCACCCGCTCCACGATCCGTCGCCCGCCCACCTCCGCCAGCGCCTTGGACGAGCCGAAGCGCCGGCTCGCCCCCCCGGCCAGGATGGCGCCGAGGGGTTGGAAGACGGGATCGGCAGAGGGCGGCAGAATGGCTCCAGTGCGAGGGGTGCGTTTGTGCGCAGCCCGGCTTCCCCCGGCGAATGAATTCGCGGCAACAACGGCCCGAAGTCCGCCTTCGCGGACTGCTGGATTGCATTCGCGCGGTTGTTCGAACGCCGATGCAGCCGCGGCTGGTCGCGATTCAGGCAGCCGCCCGCGCGAATGACCGGGCGGCAGTCGCGAAGCGACTTCGTGCTTTTGTTGCAGCGAATTTATTCGCCCTTCCCCTTCCGCGCATCGGAACGGACCGGGAACGCCTCTTGCGCGCCGGGGTGGGCGAGTGCGAACGGCGCAATCAGGAGCAAGGAGACGAGCGATGGCGGGCTACGACGACGGTTTCGGCGGGCCGCGGGGCGGGTGGCGCGGGCGCCAGGGCGGACCCTACGATCGCGGCTTCCGCGGCCCCGGCGGGATGCCGCAGGGCGGCCGCCCCGGCTACGGCGCATACGGCGGCGGCGACTGGGGCCGCGAGTACGGCGCCGGAAGCGGCCAGGGGCGCCCGATGCACGGCGGCGGCAACTTCGGCGGCGGAACCTACGGCAGCGGCGGCGCGCCGTCCGGCCGCGGCTGGGGCGGCGGCGAGGGCGGCTACCGCGCGAGCGGTCACGGCTTCGGCAGCGGCAACCGTTCGGCTGGGACCGGGCTCGGCAGCGGCGGCCGCTCGGGCGGTTTCGGGATGGGAAGCGGAAACCGCTCCGGCGGCTTCGGGGCTGGCAGCGGAAACCGCTCGTATAGCGGCGGGATGAGCGGCGGCGGAACGCCGGGCGGATGGACGTACCGCGCGGGGATGGACCGCGGCGCGGGCGAGGCGTGGGGCGGCGGACGCGGCGAGTACGGCGGCGCATACGAGGAGTACGGGGGCTATCCCGGCGGCCCGGTGCGTGGCGAGTACTACGGCGGCGGGCGTCCGTCGCAGGGGCGGGGATACGACGCGGGGTTCGCGCGCGAGCCGTTCATGCCCGAGGAGGCGTATCGCCGCCACCCCGAGTACCGGCAGGAGCGGCACCCGCGCGACTGGGAGGCGCACCAGCACGAGTACGGCGACGACGACCTGAGCGACGACGAAATCCGCGAGGCCGTGTACGACCGCATGCACGCCGACGCGTGGCTGGAGCCCGGCCGCATCGAGGTGCAGGTGGAGGACGGCGTGGTCACGCTGACCGGCGAGGTGGACGACTTCCTGAAGGCGCGCTACGCCTGGGACGACGCGTGGGAGGCCGACGGCGTCCGCGGCGTGGTCAACAACCTCACCGTCCGCGCCGACGAGCCCAACGAGGAGCCCCACGGCGACGTGGTCACCCAATCCGGCGGCGACCGCACCAGCCCCGACGACGCTGGCGGGATGAGCTGAGGGGACAGGGGACAGGGCGCGAGCCCGCGGACGGATCTCCATCACCCCGAACGAGACGGGCCCCGGCGCAACTCGCCGGGGCCCGTTCTCACGCGGAAGCAGAACGCACTCATATCACGCACTTCCGCACTCACGCACTCACGCACTTCGGTTCCGTACTCTCGTACTCCCCGTACTTTCGTACGTCCCCTCAGTGCGCTTCCCGATTCCCGTATCCGTCCGCCACCGGGTGGTCGGGCGGCTCGTAGGTGGCGCCCTCCTCGATGGCCTGGCTCGCGTCGTGGGTGCCGTAGGCCTGCGCGTCCAGGTCCTCCACCAGGTGCTGCGCGGTGTCGGACTGGTCCCACGCCGGGGAGCCCAGCTGGTCGTCGGTGTCCAGGTCCTGCGCCACCGCGTCGTCGGCCGCCTCGGGCATCTCGCCGCGGTGCAGCTCGTCGACCACCAGGTCGTTGGTGAAGCTCTGCTCGTCCAGCCCCAGCACGTCCACCACGCCCTTTTCGGCCACCTGCGCCTCGCCGTCGCTCGACACGCGGCCGGAAAGCGTCACGTGGCCGTTGCGCACCGTCACGTCGATCCACCCCATGTCCAGCTCGGGGTACTCGCCCAGGTGCTGCACGACGAGGTCGTAGATCTCGTCGTCGGTCATGGTGGAGAAGTCGTACGTTCCGAAGTCGCCCAGCATCGAGCTCCGTCCCTGTCGGGGTTCAGAAGTGCACCACCGCCCCGATCTGCGCCGAGGAGGCGTTGTTCCACTCGTCGATCTTGCTCTGCGAGACGGAGCGGAACCCCGCGGGCGCCGACTCGTGCCAGAGCCGGCCGTCGAGCTCCAGGCGCAGCGCCACGCGGCGCGTGAGGAACAGGTCCGTTCCCCCGCTCACTCCGAGAGCAAACGATGGGCCGAACTCATAGCGCTCCTGCGCGGGGATGTCGCTTTCCTGCGGGTCCTTGCCGCTGATGGCGCGCGCGTACCCCGCGTTCACGCCGATGAACGGCGCCAGGTTGTGCACCGCGCGCGGCCCCGTCAGGTGGAACAGGAAGCCGGTCTCCACCAGCAGGATCCCCGTGCTCACCCGCCGCCCCGTGTCGATGGGGCGGATCTGCGTGCTGTCGGCGCTGGCGTTCTCGGCGAAGAAGACCTCGCGCTTGCTGGCGATGTACCCCGCCGACGCGCGCAGCGACAGCGGCCCGCTCACCCGCAGCGTGTAGCGCAGCCCGAAGATGGGCGCCGAGCGCGGCCCGATGTCCACCGAGGTGCTGTCGGTGAGCGTCAGGTTGGGGTCGGTGAACACGTAGCCCACGAAAGGCTCCAGCCCCTGCGACGGGTCGATGTAGCGGATGTGCGACGGGATGGTCTGCGCAGCGGCGGGGCGGGCGGCAAGCGCCAGCACGGCCAGCGCGGCAAGGGCGGTCCGCGAAAGTCGAGTCATGCGTGTGAAGGCTGCAAGATGCGTGAGCGGCGGGGAAGCGAACGGCCCCCGCCGCAAGGCCAACGGTCCCGGGACGGGATTCGTCGCGGGACCGTTATAGCGGGCGGAAGCTACGCTTTGTTCCCTGATGCGGCAAGAACGGCGCGGGACAGGGGAGGCGATGGAAGATGGAGATCGGGATGTGGATCGGGATCGGCCGCCGCTCGGCCGCCGTCCGAGGTCGAATTCGAGCAGAGGGACGACAAGTCGCCGGGGCGATGGTCCCGAGGGTCTACCGGCGCGGCCGCAGCTCGCCCGACGCGAGCCGCCGGAGCGCCTCCGCCCGCCGCCGCTCGCGGCGCATCCTGGCGGCCTGCCACGCGGCCGCGGCGGAGCCGAGCACAAGCACGGCGACCAGGGCCAGGCGGACCTTGCTGGCGGGGCGCACAGGAAGCTCGTTCCACCTCTGCTCCGCCGGGAGCGCCGCGATCCCGTTGGCCTCGGGGTGCATCGTCAGCATGTAGGCGGAGAACGGGCCGGCGTGGATCCCCTCTTTGGTGTCCACGATCACCCACTCGTCGCCGTGCCCGCCGTACGCGGGGGTGCGGTGGGCCACGATGTAGCGCTCGCCCCACCCGATCCGGTCCACCGCCCGCCCGGTGTAGGCGTCGGGCTCGTCCCTGCCCGCGGCCTGCAGGTAGTAGAGGTCCTCTTCCTTCTCCAGCTGGTAGTCTCCCACGATGGTGCGCCGCGACAGCCCGAACGGGTCGTGGCACCCCGCCAGCAGCGCGCAGAGCGCCAGCAGCGCCGGAAGCGCTCGCCTCACCCGCCCACCGCGGCCGCGCGCCGCCGCGATTCCGCGCTGGTCGCGGGGGCCAGCACGCGCAGGTCGCGCCCGGTCATCGCCTCGGGCTGGGGGACGCCGATCAGGCCCAGCATGGTCGGGGCGACGTCGCAGAGGGCGCCGTCCGCCAATCCCGTCGCCGTCCTGCGATCTTCCGGCTCCAGGAGGATGATGCCCACGGGGTTCAGCGTGTGCGCGGTGTGGGGGCCGTTGGTCTCCGGGTCCCACATCTGCTCGCAGTTGCCGTGGTCGGCGGAGACGATGAGCGTGGTCCCCGTCTCGCGGCAGGCGGCCACGACCTGCGCCAGCCCGGCATCCACCGCCTCGACCGCCTTCTTCGCCGCCTCGAGCGAGCCGGTGTGGCCCACCATGTCGGGGTTGGCGTAGTTGCAGACCAGCACGTCGTACTCCATCGACCGGATCGCCTCGACGAGGCCCGCGGTGACGTCGGCGGCGCTCATCTCCGGCTGCAGGTCGTACGTGGCCACCTTCGGCGAGGAGACCAGGCGGCGCGATTCCCCCTCCGGCGCTTCCTCGACCCCGCCGTTGAAGAAGAAGGTGACGTGCGGGTACTTCTCCGTCTCGGCGGTGCGGAAGCTCTTCAGCCCGTGCGCCGCCAGCACCTCGGCCAGGATGTCGTCCATCGGCTGCGGCGGGAAGGCGGCGGAGAGGGGAAACGCCTCGTCGTACTGCGTCATGGTGACGACCTCCACCTCGGGCCGCTCCGCCCCGCGGTCGAAACCGTCGAACGCCCGGTCGGCCAGCGCGCGCGTCATCTGCCGCGCCCGGTCCGCGCGGAAGTTGAAGAAGATGACGCCGTCGCCGCTCCGCACCGGGCCGATGGGCCTGCCGTCGGCGTCGACGACCACGCGCGGCTTCACGAACTCGTCGGTCTCGCCCGCCTGGTACGCGGCGGCCACGGCCTGCACGGGGTCGGTGATGGCGATCCCCTCGCCGTACACCATCGCGCGGTAGGCTTGCTGGGTGCGGTCCCAGCGGTGGTCGCGGTCCATCGCCCAGTAGCGCCCCATCAGCGTGGCGATGCGGCACTTCTCCCCGATCCCCGCGCGGCCGGAGAGCTCGGTGAGGAACTCGCGCGCGCTGGAGGGCGGGGTGTCGCGCCCGTCCAGGAAGAGGTGGATGCGGATGGCGGGCGCGGCCTCCTGCTGCGCCAGCTCGCAGAGGGCCAGCAGGTGCTCGTCCACCGCGTGCACGCCGCCGGGGCCCACCAGCCCCATCAGGTGCAGCGTGGCCCCGCGCTCCTTCACGCTGCGGATCAGGCGCAGGAAGGCGTCGTTGCGGCGGAACTCGCCGGTCTCGATGGCGCGCGAGATGCGCTGCAGGCTCTGCATCACCACGCGGCCGGCGCCCAGGTTCAGGTGGCCGACCTCGCTGTTCCCCATCTGCCCCGCGGGAAGCCCCACCGCGGGCCCGTGCGTGGTCAATCGCGCCCGCGGATAATCCCCCTCTTCCCACAGATGCCGCCAGGTGGGCGCGTTTGCCTGGGCCACGGCGTTGTCCCACGCGGGCTCGCGCAGCCCCCATCCGTCGAGGATGACGAAGCAGACGCGGGGGCGTTCCCCCGCCGCAAGATCGGTCACCGGGGCACCTTCCGTGGACGAGTCCTAACGTGATTCCAATTGACAGGCGGGAAGCATGGGCATAGGTTGAGCCCGAACCCGCAACGACCTGTCGACATTCTACGGAGCGCCCGGAAGGTTCCGCCATCCCGGTCCGCTCCTTCCCGTTGACATGCCACGCAAGCCCGCGCGCCACCGCCCCGGCGGAGCGCGCACGCGTCCCATTGCGCACGTGCGTCCCCACACACGAGCGCGACCGGCCGCGACGGCCCGCGGGTGACCTTTGCCGGACGCCGACCTCCCCCACCGGCGTCCGCCCGTTCGCAGTGGCTCCGGGCCCCTCGGCCCGGGACGCAAGACTTCGAGAACCCCGCAGGATCAGCAGCAAGGAGTTGCCATGCCCCGTCGCCGACGCGCCTTCGCCGGACCGCTCGCCGCGTGCGTCCTGGCCGGAACCGCCCTGGGTTTCGCCCTGCCCATGCACTCGCTTCCCCCGGTCACCTGGAGCTCGCGGGCTCCCGCCAGCCCGCACCGGCTGTACCGGCTGAAGGGCGAGAGCGCCTTCCGGCTCGCGGACCTGGCGTTCGGGCGCAGCGGCCAGCTGCGGGTGATGTTCACCGATCCGTACCGCCGCGTGGACCTGCCCATCGAGTGGAACGGCGCGCCGCCGGCGGACCTGCGCTACGAGTGGGTGCCGGTGAACGGAACGCAGCCGCGCTCGCTGCAGGGCGCCGGGTGGGTGGCCGCGGGCTTCACCGCGCCGGCCGAGCAGGGGCAGTGGAAGCTGCAGCTCACCGGCCCCGGCCTCACCCAGCGCGTGGACGAGCTGACGCTGGTGACGCGCGTGCCCTTCAGCGAGAAGCGCGACGGCATCCTGAACGGCTACCGCATCGGGCGCTACGTGGCCGAGAGCAACGGCACCCGCGACGGAGCGTACGCGCCGCCGCCGGGGTTCATCGAGGTGACGCCGTTCAACCAGGACATGCCGGTCAGCACGCACTTCCGGCTGCGGAACTTCCTCACCAAGAACCAGTTCGCCGTGTGGCCCAAGTACCTGGCGCTTGACCTGCGGCTGATCGACAAGCTGGAGCTGGTGATGCAGGAGCTGAACGCCATGGGCGTGCGCACCGAGAGCATGGCGGTGATGAGCGGCTTCCGCACCCCGGCGTACAACCTGGAGGGCGTGGGCGAGGGCGGCCGCGCGCTGTTCTCGCGCCACACCTACGGCGACGCCAGCGACGTGTGGGTGGACAACGACGGCGACGGGTGGATCGACGACCTGAACGGCGACGGCCGCCGCGACACCCGCGACATCCTGGTGATGCTGCGCGCCGTGGAGCGGGTGGAGCGCCGCTACCCGGAGCTGACCGGCGGCGCGGGCGTGTACAACGGCAACGGTGCGCACGGCCCGTTCATCCACATCGACGCCCGCGGCTACCGCGCTCGGTGGGGACTGGAATAGAAGTGCGGAAGTGCGGAAGTGCGTGAGTGCGTAACAGCTAAACGGAGGAAAGGAGACGGCAGCGCCGTCTCCCTTCTTCCGTTTTGCATTCCCGTTCACCCACTCGGCCATGCATTCGCCGACCGGACGAACGGCAGGGTCTCACACGGAGGGAGCGGAGGTAACGGAGGAGGGACGGCAGTTCTCCGTTTCCTCGGCGTGAGACGGTTCTCGATCCTCCATCACTGCGTACTTACGCACTCACGCACTCACGCACTCCCCGCACTTCCGTCTACCAGGTCGTCTTCCGCTCGGAAGAGATGCCCCAGACGAAGCTCACGTCGGCCGTGGGCGCGTTCTCGAGGTTGATGGTGA
Coding sequences within it:
- the gpmI gene encoding 2,3-bisphosphoglycerate-independent phosphoglycerate mutase; protein product: MTDLAAGERPRVCFVILDGWGLREPAWDNAVAQANAPTWRHLWEEGDYPRARLTTHGPAVGLPAGQMGNSEVGHLNLGAGRVVMQSLQRISRAIETGEFRRNDAFLRLIRSVKERGATLHLMGLVGPGGVHAVDEHLLALCELAQQEAAPAIRIHLFLDGRDTPPSSAREFLTELSGRAGIGEKCRIATLMGRYWAMDRDHRWDRTQQAYRAMVYGEGIAITDPVQAVAAAYQAGETDEFVKPRVVVDADGRPIGPVRSGDGVIFFNFRADRARQMTRALADRAFDGFDRGAERPEVEVVTMTQYDEAFPLSAAFPPQPMDDILAEVLAAHGLKSFRTAETEKYPHVTFFFNGGVEEAPEGESRRLVSSPKVATYDLQPEMSAADVTAGLVEAIRSMEYDVLVCNYANPDMVGHTGSLEAAKKAVEAVDAGLAQVVAACRETGTTLIVSADHGNCEQMWDPETNGPHTAHTLNPVGIILLEPEDRRTATGLADGALCDVAPTMLGLIGVPQPEAMTGRDLRVLAPATSAESRRRAAAVGG